The proteins below are encoded in one region of Tepidisphaeraceae bacterium:
- the hrpA gene encoding ATP-dependent RNA helicase HrpA, producing the protein MESAAPNFTELYTRLDHVLLRDRHRLRQRLRTLERSVADGKPLDTTAAQLTTEIDRSAARVTHRRELVPKINYDDALPIVQKRNEIADAIRDNQVIILCGETGSGKTTQLPKICLELGRGVRGLIGHTQPRRVAARSVAQRIADELGRPLGQVVGYKVRFGDKTSQDTLVKLMTDGILLAEIGSDRFLENYDTIIIDEAHERSLNIDFLLGHLSQLLPKRPDLKLIVTSATINPQLFSKHFSDAPIIEVSGRTYPVEVRYRPIVADDIDAADEMESSALLAAVDEVCREGPGDVLVFLTGERDIREATEELRKHGPRDAEVLPLYARLAADEQMRVFQPHGRRRIVLSTNVAETSLTVPGIHYVIDTGFARISRYNARNKVQRLPIEPISRASADQRKGRCGRVGPGLCIRLYSEEDFQSRPQFTEPEILRTNLANVILQMKSQRLGEVQEFPFVEPPDYRQVKDGYQTLHELGAVDELNALTHVGRDIAKLPVDPRIARMILEATHEHCLNEVLVIAAALSVQDPRERPLDQQQAADEAHKQWRDEQSDFLALLKLWKFFTEQQENLSHSKLRKACKQNFLSYVRMREWRDVYYQLHTLMEDFGLSFNARPATYDAVHRALLSGLLANVGMKTDTHEYEGPRNVKFSLFPGSGLFTAKPRWVMAAEIVQTTKLYARVNASIKAEWIERMAGHLVKKTYFEPHYYRGGASVSAYEKQTLYGLVIVPRKRVNFGPIDPKQSRQIFIQAALIENQYATNAPWRRHNDQLLRDVELLEAKARRKNLLTDSASRFAFYDAKVPAGVYDGKLFEEWRRAAERQDRRALFMSIEDLIVPGTQPVASDQFPDSADIDGVTLPLSYVFDPSDEADGVTAEIPLAALNRLSPAPFEWLVPGLLREKIEVLIRQLPKPLRVKLIPVPEVAARVAPVLLGKYRQGSFKDALAWDIGKIVGELVPTVQWQDHLLPDYLRMNLRVVDDTGKALGQDRDLIPLRERLSENIAQLIRELPSTTFDRDGLRAWDFGDLPERIEIDRPGIRLIAYPAVIDEGNSVALRLLDSPDKAAAASRLGLRRLFLIEFREELSHAINALPDFPKTAVLYSRLGSAQDLKVELRTAIADRLLFADGDPIRTKDEFARRIDRAWNDLAIVASDVWRITRQTLAEYQAVTLQLGQPAPSNAHATITDLRERLTHLIFKSFLTITPPTWLTHLPRFVKAYGARHRKLVMGGTTRDQANAAIFNRLWERYLDASDRFDDLDVQHLRWMLEELHVSLFAQELKTSLPISPPRVEQQLTRIFVSV; encoded by the coding sequence TTGGAATCGGCTGCGCCTAATTTCACCGAGCTCTACACCAGACTCGATCACGTTCTGCTGCGGGACCGGCACCGCTTGCGGCAGCGGCTGCGCACGCTCGAACGTTCCGTCGCCGACGGTAAACCGCTTGATACCACCGCGGCGCAGTTGACCACCGAGATCGATCGTTCTGCGGCCCGGGTCACGCATCGCCGTGAGCTCGTGCCGAAGATCAACTACGACGATGCGCTGCCGATCGTGCAGAAGCGCAACGAGATCGCCGACGCGATCCGAGACAACCAGGTCATCATCCTGTGTGGCGAAACGGGCAGCGGCAAGACCACGCAGCTACCCAAGATCTGCCTGGAGCTTGGCCGTGGCGTGCGGGGCCTGATTGGTCACACTCAGCCGCGTCGAGTGGCCGCGCGCAGCGTTGCTCAGCGCATCGCCGACGAACTTGGCCGCCCGCTGGGTCAGGTGGTGGGCTACAAGGTGCGGTTCGGTGACAAGACCTCGCAGGACACGCTCGTAAAGCTGATGACCGACGGCATCCTGCTGGCCGAGATCGGTTCCGATCGTTTCCTGGAAAACTACGACACGATCATCATCGACGAGGCGCACGAGCGCTCGTTGAACATCGACTTCCTCCTGGGCCACCTGTCGCAGCTGCTGCCCAAGCGACCTGACCTGAAGCTGATCGTGACGTCGGCGACGATCAACCCGCAGCTGTTCAGCAAGCACTTCTCGGATGCGCCGATCATCGAGGTGTCGGGCCGAACATATCCGGTGGAGGTGCGGTACCGACCAATCGTCGCCGACGACATCGACGCCGCCGACGAGATGGAATCGAGCGCGTTGCTGGCGGCCGTCGACGAAGTCTGCCGTGAGGGACCGGGCGATGTACTGGTCTTCCTGACCGGTGAGCGCGACATTCGTGAGGCGACGGAAGAACTGCGCAAGCACGGCCCGCGCGATGCGGAGGTCCTGCCGTTGTACGCGCGCCTGGCGGCCGACGAGCAGATGCGCGTCTTCCAACCGCACGGCCGGCGGCGCATCGTGCTTTCGACGAACGTCGCCGAGACGTCGTTGACCGTGCCGGGCATCCACTACGTCATCGATACCGGCTTCGCCCGCATCAGTCGGTACAACGCGCGTAACAAGGTGCAACGGCTGCCGATCGAACCGATCAGCCGCGCCAGCGCCGACCAGCGCAAGGGCCGTTGTGGCCGCGTGGGCCCAGGCCTCTGCATCCGCCTGTATTCCGAAGAAGATTTCCAGAGCCGCCCGCAGTTCACCGAGCCGGAGATCCTGCGCACCAACCTCGCCAACGTCATCCTTCAGATGAAGTCGCAGCGGCTGGGCGAGGTGCAGGAGTTCCCGTTCGTCGAACCCCCTGACTACCGACAGGTAAAGGACGGCTATCAGACCCTGCACGAACTGGGCGCGGTGGACGAGTTGAACGCGCTGACCCACGTCGGCCGCGACATCGCGAAGCTTCCGGTCGACCCGCGCATTGCGCGAATGATCCTCGAGGCCACGCACGAGCACTGCCTGAACGAGGTGCTGGTGATCGCAGCGGCGCTGAGCGTACAGGACCCGCGCGAGCGCCCGCTCGACCAGCAGCAGGCCGCCGACGAGGCGCACAAGCAATGGCGGGACGAGCAGTCGGACTTCCTGGCACTATTGAAGCTGTGGAAGTTCTTCACCGAGCAGCAGGAGAACCTTTCGCACAGCAAGCTGCGCAAGGCGTGCAAGCAGAACTTCCTGTCGTACGTGCGTATGCGCGAGTGGCGCGACGTCTACTACCAGTTGCACACGCTGATGGAGGACTTCGGCCTGTCGTTCAACGCGCGGCCGGCGACTTACGACGCCGTCCATCGCGCGCTATTGAGCGGGCTGCTGGCCAACGTGGGCATGAAGACCGACACGCACGAGTACGAGGGGCCGCGCAACGTAAAGTTCAGCCTGTTCCCGGGCTCGGGATTATTCACCGCCAAGCCGCGCTGGGTGATGGCCGCCGAGATCGTGCAGACGACGAAGCTGTACGCCCGCGTGAACGCCAGCATCAAGGCTGAGTGGATCGAGCGGATGGCGGGCCACCTCGTGAAGAAGACGTACTTCGAGCCGCACTACTACCGCGGTGGCGCCAGCGTGAGCGCGTACGAGAAGCAGACGCTGTACGGCCTGGTGATCGTGCCGCGCAAGCGCGTGAACTTCGGCCCGATCGACCCGAAGCAGTCGCGGCAGATCTTCATCCAGGCGGCGCTAATCGAGAACCAGTATGCCACCAACGCCCCGTGGCGGCGGCATAACGATCAATTGCTGCGCGACGTGGAACTGCTGGAGGCGAAGGCCCGGCGGAAGAACCTGCTGACCGACTCCGCAAGCCGGTTCGCGTTCTACGACGCCAAGGTGCCCGCGGGCGTGTACGACGGCAAGCTGTTCGAGGAGTGGCGCCGCGCCGCCGAGCGGCAGGACCGCCGGGCGCTGTTCATGTCGATCGAGGACCTGATCGTGCCCGGCACGCAGCCGGTGGCGTCCGACCAGTTCCCCGACTCGGCCGACATCGACGGCGTCACCCTGCCGCTGTCGTACGTGTTCGACCCGAGCGACGAAGCCGACGGTGTGACGGCGGAGATCCCGCTGGCGGCGCTGAACCGGTTGTCACCGGCACCGTTCGAATGGCTGGTGCCCGGCCTGCTGCGCGAGAAGATCGAAGTGCTCATCCGCCAACTGCCTAAGCCGCTGCGCGTGAAGCTGATCCCCGTGCCCGAGGTGGCGGCCCGCGTCGCGCCGGTGCTGCTGGGCAAGTATCGGCAGGGATCGTTCAAGGACGCGCTGGCGTGGGATATCGGCAAGATCGTCGGCGAGCTCGTGCCGACGGTGCAGTGGCAGGATCACCTGCTGCCCGACTACCTGCGCATGAACCTGCGCGTCGTCGACGACACCGGCAAGGCGCTGGGTCAGGATCGCGATCTGATCCCGCTGCGCGAACGGCTTAGCGAGAACATCGCCCAGCTCATCCGTGAACTGCCGAGCACCACGTTCGACCGCGACGGCCTGCGCGCGTGGGACTTCGGCGACCTGCCGGAGCGCATCGAGATCGACCGGCCGGGGATTCGGCTGATCGCCTATCCGGCGGTCATCGATGAAGGCAACAGCGTTGCGTTGCGTCTGCTCGATTCACCCGACAAAGCGGCCGCCGCCTCGCGTCTGGGCCTGCGCCGTTTGTTCCTGATCGAGTTCCGCGAAGAGCTCAGCCACGCCATCAACGCCCTGCCCGACTTCCCCAAGACCGCGGTGCTATACAGCCGACTGGGGAGCGCTCAGGACCTGAAGGTCGAGTTGCGCACCGCCATCGCCGACCGCCTGCTGTTCGCGGATGGTGACCCGATTCGGACAAAGGACGAGTTCGCACGACGTATCGATCGCGCTTGGAATGACCTGGCGATCGTTGCCAGCGACGTCTGGCGTATTACGCGCCAGACGCTGGCCGAGTACCAAGCTGTCACGCTTCAACTGGGCCAACCCGCCCCATCGAACGCACACGCGACCATCACAGACCTGAGAGAACGATTGACGCACCTTATTTTCAAGAGTTTCTTAACAATTACACCGCCTACTTGGCTTACCCATCTTCCGCGGTTCGTGAAGGCGTACGGTGCGCGTCACCGAAAATTGGTCATGGGTGGAACGACGCGCGACCAAGCGAACGCGGCTATCTTTAACCGGCTTTGGGAACGTTATTTGGACGCGTCAGATCGCTTTGACGATCTGGACGTGCAGCACCTCCGTTGGATGCTGGAAGAGCTTCACGTGTCGCTGTTCGCTCAAGAATTGAAGACGTCCTTGCCCATTTCCCCACCGCGTGTTGAACAGCAATTAACGCGGATTTTTGTATCCGTTTAG
- a CDS encoding prepilin-type N-terminal cleavage/methylation domain-containing protein, with amino-acid sequence MWKRTPTGQTCRGFTLVELLVVISIISILVAMLLPALSKARQHANTLTCAANFRQIGIMFSMYANDNRGYLPPVNWKHNLDNSIPNHSSYGMVHALGPYMGRPRWAGTSLTIPYIYAFNDGDRASFRRSVFVCPEYQPTGYDIQPYLSGVAESGYLIHLSPAPRDQTLPRKLTKARRPASSLIHVADSFQDYSLKDRAQLWAGGRSFDIYRHNNRKAANVLFLDGHVNTYQASYIKKNVTSRLTLD; translated from the coding sequence ATGTGGAAACGGACACCAACCGGGCAGACTTGCCGAGGCTTCACCCTCGTCGAACTGCTGGTCGTAATCTCGATTATCAGCATCCTCGTCGCCATGCTTTTGCCGGCGCTCAGCAAGGCCAGGCAGCACGCGAACACGTTGACGTGCGCCGCGAACTTTCGGCAGATCGGCATCATGTTCAGCATGTACGCCAACGACAACCGCGGTTACCTGCCCCCGGTCAACTGGAAGCACAACCTCGACAACTCGATTCCGAACCACAGCTCGTACGGCATGGTCCACGCCCTGGGGCCTTACATGGGACGGCCCCGGTGGGCGGGCACCTCGTTGACGATCCCGTACATCTACGCCTTCAACGACGGCGACCGCGCGTCCTTTCGGCGCTCGGTCTTCGTCTGCCCGGAGTATCAGCCGACCGGGTACGACATTCAGCCGTACCTGAGCGGCGTCGCGGAGTCGGGCTACCTGATTCACCTGAGCCCAGCCCCGCGTGACCAGACCCTGCCGCGCAAGCTCACCAAGGCGCGCAGGCCGGCCAGCAGCCTGATTCATGTCGCCGACAGCTTCCAGGACTACAGCCTGAAGGATCGGGCCCAACTGTGGGCGGGTGGGCGCAGCTTCGACATTTACCGTCACAACAACAGGAAGGCCGCCAACGTGCTGTTCCTCGACGGACACGTCAACACGTACCAGGCCTCCTACATCAAGAAGAACGTCACGTCGCGATTGACCTTGGATTAA
- a CDS encoding GntR family transcriptional regulator codes for MYDELLVKLRTAIQDGSRKAGEFVGTEQEFCRENGISRVSVRRATDQLIREGLIERRPGKGLFVRQADLATREIGVIVPDLAFEQCVQIARGAQLLGGERGYQVQVYDAHNRMDHDIAILKGLPDRSADGALILSWHHPRFTEALIELKQKGFPFVLVDEHTRDLEVASVTADNHAGGLMVGNALVDLGHRTFGFIGNMAAGTVRARLEGLRDAVGDRGLPFDRSRVVDLAVQPQEDWSERIARCTRQLLSREDRPTAVFYSDDQVAAEAYRTIRGMGLRIPADVSIVGFDDSPLCRWLDPPLASVRQPSVEMGRVAMELLFDGIGRDVTRKRAPTQHVTLPVEWVPRASISAPPATTRPGQ; via the coding sequence GTGTACGACGAGCTCTTGGTAAAGCTCCGCACTGCCATCCAAGACGGATCGCGCAAGGCGGGTGAGTTCGTGGGGACCGAGCAGGAGTTTTGCCGCGAGAACGGCATCAGCCGGGTGTCGGTCCGTCGGGCGACCGATCAGTTGATTCGAGAAGGTCTGATCGAACGACGCCCGGGCAAGGGATTGTTCGTGCGCCAGGCCGACCTTGCGACCCGCGAGATCGGGGTGATCGTGCCCGACCTCGCATTCGAACAGTGCGTGCAGATCGCCCGCGGCGCACAGTTGCTGGGCGGCGAACGTGGCTACCAGGTGCAGGTGTACGATGCGCACAACCGCATGGATCACGACATCGCGATCCTCAAGGGTCTGCCCGACCGGTCGGCCGACGGGGCGTTGATCCTGTCGTGGCACCACCCCCGCTTCACCGAGGCGTTGATCGAACTGAAGCAGAAGGGCTTTCCGTTCGTGCTCGTCGACGAACACACGCGCGACCTCGAGGTCGCGTCGGTCACGGCCGACAACCATGCCGGTGGGCTGATGGTCGGCAATGCGTTGGTCGATCTGGGCCACCGGACGTTCGGGTTCATCGGGAACATGGCTGCCGGCACCGTTCGCGCACGCCTGGAGGGCCTGCGCGACGCGGTCGGCGACCGCGGGCTGCCGTTCGACCGGTCGCGCGTGGTCGACCTGGCCGTGCAACCGCAGGAAGACTGGTCTGAGCGAATCGCGCGCTGCACGCGGCAGCTTCTGTCGCGTGAGGACCGCCCGACGGCCGTCTTCTACTCGGACGATCAGGTGGCCGCCGAGGCGTATCGGACGATCCGCGGCATGGGCCTGCGCATCCCGGCGGACGTGAGCATCGTCGGGTTCGACGACTCGCCGCTGTGTCGCTGGCTGGACCCACCACTGGCCTCCGTGCGACAGCCCTCGGTCGAAATGGGCCGGGTCGCCATGGAGCTGCTGTTCGACGGCATCGGGCGCGATGTGACGCGCAAGCGTGCCCCGACACAGCACGTGACGTTACCGGTGGAATGGGTTCCGCGCGCCTCGATCAGCGCGCCGCCAGCGACGACGCGTCCAGGACAGTAA
- a CDS encoding ABC transporter permease: protein MLKFILFRILQFPLILAIIYVVTFLLVWVAPGSPFERTDRAIDPKIIELKKEQLHAASALEFLTYYPWNVIRHGDFGPSLNYEEWSVNDIIKSGLPVSVTLGLLAITIATFAGVAIGAAGAAWRGGVVDWLGLGVALVGISLPGFVTAGLLITIFSVNLKWFPVGGWGTLSTMILPAIALALMPMAYITRLSRAAMIDVLGSDFIRTARAKGLSKPSVVVKHALKNAMLPVLSYIGPATAAAMTGSFVVEKVFNIHGLGEHFVNSVLNRDQTLVLGVVMVYSTLLLGMNLLVDLSYALVDPRIDLSDKGAA from the coding sequence ATGCTGAAGTTCATTCTCTTTCGCATCCTCCAGTTCCCACTGATCCTCGCGATCATCTACGTCGTCACCTTTCTGCTGGTCTGGGTTGCGCCAGGCAGCCCATTCGAGCGCACCGATCGCGCGATCGACCCAAAGATTATCGAGCTGAAAAAGGAACAACTGCACGCTGCCAGCGCGTTGGAATTTCTGACCTACTACCCATGGAACGTAATCCGGCACGGCGACTTCGGGCCGAGCCTGAATTACGAGGAATGGTCGGTTAACGACATCATTAAATCTGGTCTGCCGGTCTCGGTAACGCTGGGCCTGCTTGCGATCACGATCGCCACGTTCGCCGGGGTGGCGATCGGGGCGGCCGGGGCGGCGTGGCGGGGGGGCGTGGTGGATTGGCTCGGGCTGGGCGTCGCGCTCGTGGGCATCAGCTTGCCGGGCTTCGTCACCGCGGGGCTGCTGATCACGATTTTCTCCGTGAACCTGAAGTGGTTTCCAGTCGGCGGGTGGGGCACGCTGTCGACGATGATCCTGCCGGCGATCGCGCTGGCGCTGATGCCGATGGCCTACATCACGCGCCTGTCGCGGGCCGCGATGATCGACGTGCTCGGCAGCGACTTCATCCGCACCGCCCGCGCTAAGGGGCTGAGTAAACCGTCCGTCGTTGTAAAGCACGCATTGAAGAACGCCATGCTGCCGGTGCTGAGCTACATCGGCCCAGCGACCGCAGCGGCGATGACCGGGTCGTTCGTTGTCGAGAAGGTCTTCAACATCCATGGCCTCGGCGAGCATTTCGTCAACAGCGTGCTGAACCGTGACCAGACGCTCGTGCTGGGTGTGGTGATGGTCTACTCGACGCTGCTGCTCGGCATGAACCTTCTGGTCGATTTGAGCTACGCGCTCGTCGACCCGCGCATCGATCTGAGCGACAAGGGGGCGGCATGA
- a CDS encoding ABC transporter permease → MTAITTTVNMSPAAPPVDNLGRRLLGSGRVMIGGAIVLLIALACIASLPWTSDGGVGGTGAGTWYYDRQEAGGSRLPPDVSSVDRWFGTDVLGRSLLARCLFGGCISLAIGLAAAVISMVLGVGVGLLAGYRGGWTDAILMRLVDILYGLPYILIIVLLKFALEPIVIDWLTALNLHVLPDRLKFPPAGAANVITMFIAIGSVSWLTMARVVRGQVLSLRNQPFIEAARAAGLTEMRIFGTHLLPNLIGPVIVYATLTVPRAILEESLLSFLGVGVQPPVPTWGSLASDGIGLALNPVNSRWWLLLFPCSLLAVTLLALNFLGDGLRDVLDPKRGAARM, encoded by the coding sequence ATGACCGCCATCACCACGACGGTGAACATGTCCCCCGCGGCGCCACCGGTCGACAACCTCGGCCGACGTTTGCTGGGGAGCGGGCGCGTGATGATTGGTGGCGCGATCGTGCTGCTGATCGCGCTCGCCTGTATCGCGAGCCTGCCGTGGACCAGCGACGGTGGCGTCGGTGGCACCGGTGCCGGCACGTGGTACTACGATCGACAGGAGGCGGGCGGTAGCCGCTTGCCGCCCGATGTGTCGTCAGTCGATCGCTGGTTCGGCACCGACGTGCTGGGCCGCAGCCTGCTGGCCCGCTGCCTGTTCGGTGGCTGCATCAGCCTAGCGATCGGCCTCGCGGCGGCGGTCATATCCATGGTGCTGGGCGTGGGTGTCGGGCTGCTGGCCGGGTATCGCGGCGGATGGACCGACGCCATCCTCATGCGGCTGGTCGACATCCTCTACGGCCTGCCCTACATCCTGATCATCGTGCTGCTGAAGTTTGCGCTCGAGCCGATCGTCATCGATTGGCTGACGGCCCTGAACCTGCACGTCTTGCCCGACCGGTTGAAGTTTCCACCCGCCGGCGCCGCCAACGTGATTACGATGTTCATCGCGATCGGGTCGGTCAGCTGGCTGACGATGGCGCGGGTGGTGCGCGGGCAGGTGCTCAGTTTGCGCAACCAGCCGTTTATCGAAGCCGCGCGGGCTGCCGGTCTGACCGAGATGCGTATTTTCGGCACGCACCTGCTACCAAACCTGATCGGACCCGTGATTGTTTATGCGACGCTGACCGTGCCCCGGGCGATTCTGGAAGAATCGCTGCTAAGCTTCCTTGGCGTCGGCGTGCAGCCACCGGTACCGACGTGGGGATCGCTGGCGTCGGACGGCATCGGGCTGGCGCTGAACCCCGTCAACAGTCGATGGTGGCTGTTGTTGTTCCCCTGTTCCTTGCTGGCGGTTACCTTGCTGGCGTTGAACTTCCTGGGGGATGGCCTGCGCGACGTGCTCGATCCGAAGCGCGGCGCCGCGCGAATGTGA